The following proteins are co-located in the Billgrantia tianxiuensis genome:
- the nosZ gene encoding TAT-dependent nitrous-oxide reductase, whose translation MSDKKDHIKDLSRRHFLRNSAVTGVAGASLAGGFGAGALVRSGSAKAAAGNEHEVPPGELDEYYGFWSGGHSGEVRILGVPSMRELLRIPVFNVDSATGWGITNESKRVLGPNAPLNGDTHHPKVSYTDARYDGRYCFINDKANTRVARIRLDIMRADKIVTIPNVQAIHGLTLQRVPKTEDVFAVGEMIIPLNNDGQNMDDTSDYWTMMTCLDADTMEIKWQAIVDGNLDNCDTDYTGRFVAASCYNSARGMTLPEMMGPERDWTVFFDVPAIEKAVAEGNYTTLGDSQVPVVDAREQAHEGRNPFALYVPTPRSPHGVNTMPPEGKYCVVSGKLSPTCTVVEWSRVAEWFDGGLSDPRDTVVAEPEVGLGPLHTTYDNRGNAYTSLFLDSQVVKWNVEDAIRAYNGEEVNYIRDRIDVHYNIGHIKASLACSRDVDGKYLSALCKFSKDRFLPVGPMHAENDQLIDISGEQMKLIHDGPTYAEPHDALMIRADQLNPKAIYDRNDPYFAETVAMAQADGVTLERDNKVIRDGNKVRVYMTSVAPSFGTTEFRVKQGDEVTIVVTNMDTIEDVSHGFALVNHGINMEIHPQQTSSVTFIADKPGVHWYYCSWFCHALHMEMSGRMLVEPA comes from the coding sequence ATGAGCGACAAGAAAGACCACATCAAGGACCTCAGCCGGCGGCACTTCCTGCGCAATAGCGCGGTGACCGGCGTGGCCGGGGCCAGCCTGGCCGGAGGCTTCGGCGCAGGCGCCCTGGTACGCAGCGGATCCGCCAAGGCCGCCGCGGGCAACGAACACGAGGTCCCGCCGGGCGAGCTCGACGAGTACTACGGCTTCTGGAGCGGTGGCCACTCCGGCGAGGTGCGCATCCTCGGCGTGCCTTCCATGCGCGAGCTGCTGCGCATCCCGGTGTTCAACGTCGACAGCGCCACCGGCTGGGGCATCACCAACGAGTCCAAGCGCGTACTGGGGCCGAACGCCCCGCTCAACGGCGACACCCACCACCCCAAGGTGAGCTATACCGACGCCCGCTACGACGGTCGCTACTGCTTCATCAATGACAAGGCCAACACCCGGGTGGCGCGTATCCGCCTTGATATCATGCGCGCCGACAAGATCGTCACCATCCCCAATGTCCAGGCCATTCACGGACTCACCCTGCAGCGGGTGCCGAAGACCGAGGATGTCTTCGCAGTCGGCGAGATGATCATTCCGCTGAACAACGATGGCCAGAACATGGATGACACGTCCGATTACTGGACCATGATGACCTGCCTCGATGCCGATACCATGGAGATCAAATGGCAGGCGATCGTCGACGGCAACCTGGACAACTGCGACACCGACTATACCGGCCGCTTCGTCGCCGCCTCCTGCTACAACTCGGCGCGCGGCATGACCCTGCCGGAAATGATGGGACCGGAGCGTGACTGGACGGTGTTCTTCGACGTGCCGGCCATCGAGAAGGCGGTCGCAGAGGGCAACTACACCACCCTGGGCGACTCCCAAGTACCGGTGGTCGACGCTCGCGAGCAGGCCCATGAGGGCCGCAACCCCTTCGCCCTCTACGTGCCGACCCCGCGCAGCCCGCACGGCGTCAACACCATGCCGCCGGAAGGCAAGTACTGCGTGGTCAGCGGCAAGCTCTCGCCGACCTGCACCGTGGTCGAGTGGTCCCGCGTGGCCGAGTGGTTCGACGGCGGCCTGTCCGACCCGCGCGACACCGTGGTGGCCGAGCCGGAAGTGGGCCTGGGGCCGCTGCACACCACCTACGACAACCGCGGCAACGCCTACACCTCGTTGTTCCTCGACAGCCAGGTGGTGAAGTGGAACGTGGAGGACGCCATCCGCGCCTACAACGGCGAAGAGGTGAACTACATTCGCGACCGCATCGACGTGCACTACAACATCGGCCACATCAAGGCCTCGCTGGCCTGTAGCCGTGACGTCGATGGCAAGTACCTCTCCGCGCTGTGCAAGTTCTCCAAGGACCGTTTCCTGCCGGTGGGTCCGATGCACGCCGAGAACGACCAGTTGATCGATATCTCCGGCGAGCAGATGAAGCTCATCCACGACGGTCCGACCTACGCCGAGCCCCACGATGCGCTGATGATTCGCGCCGACCAGCTCAACCCGAAGGCGATATACGACCGCAACGATCCGTACTTCGCCGAGACCGTGGCCATGGCCCAGGCCGACGGCGTCACCCTGGAGCGGGACAACAAGGTGATCCGCGACGGCAACAAGGTGCGCGTCTACATGACCTCCGTGGCACCTAGCTTCGGTACCACCGAGTTCCGCGTGAAGCAGGGCGACGAGGTGACCATCGTGGTGACCAACATGGACACCATCGAAGACGTCAGCCACGGCTTCGCCCTGGTCAACCACGGCATCAACATGGAGATCCATCCGCAGCAGACCTCTTCGGTGACCTTCATCGCCGACAAGCCTGGGGTCCACTGGTACTACTGCAGCTGGTTCTGCCACGCCCTGCACATGGAAATGTCGGGTCGGATGCTTGTAGAACCTGCGTGA